In one window of Maribacter sp. BPC-D8 DNA:
- the pdeM gene encoding ligase-associated DNA damage response endonuclease PdeM, protein MNFKSGLSCNFASMTHSIILQNQTFEMHFSGALFWAEKSMLLISDVHLGKVSHFRKYGAAVPQQAVQQNFDSLTSVVNHFKPESIVFLGDLFHSSLNTEWLLFEQWVQATPKEIILVSGNHDIISPLKYEELNIKVIPEMIVDSFLLTHHPEERDGLFNFSGHIHPAIKLSGLGRQSVRLPCFYKTEHQMIVPAFGEFTGTYTLEPCDGCEIFVLLGDAVLPVPIKEVKKKRNYRK, encoded by the coding sequence TGTAATTTTGCATCGATGACCCATTCCATTATCCTACAAAATCAAACTTTTGAAATGCACTTTTCTGGAGCCCTATTTTGGGCAGAGAAATCAATGCTATTAATTAGCGATGTGCATTTGGGCAAGGTATCGCATTTTAGAAAATATGGCGCCGCAGTTCCGCAACAGGCAGTGCAGCAAAATTTTGATTCATTGACCTCGGTAGTGAATCATTTTAAACCAGAATCAATAGTTTTTTTAGGCGATTTATTTCATTCTTCATTAAACACAGAATGGCTTCTTTTTGAACAATGGGTGCAGGCTACTCCAAAAGAAATCATTTTAGTAAGTGGTAACCACGATATAATCTCTCCGCTGAAATATGAAGAATTGAATATTAAAGTGATTCCCGAAATGATTGTAGATTCTTTTCTACTCACCCATCACCCAGAAGAACGAGATGGTTTATTCAATTTTTCAGGACATATACACCCTGCAATTAAGCTTAGCGGACTAGGAAGGCAATCTGTTCGGTTACCTTGCTTTTACAAAACGGAACATCAAATGATAGTACCCGCATTTGGAGAATTTACTGGTACATATACTTTAGAACCTTGCGATGGTTGTGAGATTTTTGTTCTCTTAGGCGATGCTGTACTACCAGTTCCTATAAAAGAGGTGAAAAAGAAGCGTAATTACCGAAAATAG